A genome region from Triticum aestivum cultivar Chinese Spring chromosome 2B, IWGSC CS RefSeq v2.1, whole genome shotgun sequence includes the following:
- the LOC123043005 gene encoding flavone O-methyltransferase 1-like, whose product MAEEEACMFALQLATSAILPMTLRTCIELGLLETLAGAGGKPLTPEEVAAKLPSNSNPEAAAMVDRLLRVLAAYKVVSCVVEECEDGGLSRRYGAEPVCKWLTANEDGVSMAPFCLLAQDRLFMEAWCHMKEAVLEGGSAFTKAFGSSWFEHAATDARFNRVFNEAMKQHSVIITKKLLELYPGFEGIGTLVDVAGGLGAVLHSITTKYPSIKGVNFDLPHVISEAQPYPGVEHVGGDMFQMVPSGDAILMKWILNCFSDQECAKLLKNCYDALPAHGKVINVECILPAKPAATNSAQGLISTDVCLLAYSPGGKERYLRDLEKLAKGAGFTGVKATYIYADFWAMEYTKY is encoded by the exons ATGGCCGAGGAAGAGGCGTGCATGTTCGCGCTGCAGCTGGCCACGTCGGCGATCCTGCCCATGACGCTCCGGACTTGCATCGAGCTGGGCCTGCTGGAGACCCTTGCGGGCGCCGGCGGGAAACCGCTCACTCCGGAGGAGGTGGCCGCGAAGCTCCCGTCCAATTCCAACCcggaggcggcggccatggtggatcGTTTGCTCCGGGTGCTGGCCGCATACAAGGTTGTGTCCTGCGTGGTGGAGGAGTGCGAGGACGGCGGCCTCTCCCGCCGGTACGGCGCCGAGCCGGTGTGCAAGTGGCTCACCGCCAACGAGGACGGCGTGTCCATGGCTCCGTTCTGCCTCCTGGCCCAGGACAGGCTCTTCATGGAGGCCTG GTGCCACATGAAGGAGGCGGTCCTAGAGGGTGGCAGCGCCTTCACCAAGGCGTTCGGGTCGTCGTGGTTCGAGCATGCCGCCACGGATGCTCGCTTCAACCGCGTCTTCAACGAGGCCATGAAGCAGCATTCCGTCATCATCACCAAGAAGCTCCTTGAGCTGTACCCGGGTTTCGAGGGCATCGGCACCCTcgtggacgtcgccggcggcctcGGCGCCGTCCtccactccatcaccaccaagtACCCGAGCATCAAGGGGGTCAACTTCGATCTGCCCCATGTAATCTCGGAGGCACAGCCTTACCCTGGCGTGGAGCATGTCGGCGGCGACATGTTCCAGATGGTGCCCTCCGGCGACGCCATCCTCATGAAGTGGATCCTCAACTGCTTTAGCGACCAGGAATGTGCCAAGCTGCTCAAGAACTGCTACGACGCATTGCCCGCCCATGGCAAGGTGATCAACGTGGAGTGCATCCTGCCGGCGAAGCCGGCCGCGACCAACAGCGCGCAGGGGTTAATCAGCACCGACGTGTGTCTGCTGGCCTACAGCCCGGGTGGCAAGGAAAGGTACCTGAGGGACTTAGAGAAGCTCGCCAAGGGTGCTGGATTCACCGGCGTCAAGGCCACATACATCTATGCTGACTTTTGGGCTATGGAGTATACCAAGTACTAG